Proteins from one Desulfonema limicola genomic window:
- the prfA gene encoding peptide chain release factor 1 → MFNKLKGVEKRFSEIEILLSDPEIVNDRDAYQKYAREHADLSKIVTVFRNYRQVMDDLDGSMELMKDHDPEIKELAREDTELLNLKKNELEDDLKKLLMPKDPHDEKNVLIEIRAGTGGEEAGLFAGDLFRMYSRYAENNGWKLEIMSHNTTGVGGLKEVIAMIHGRGVYSHLKYESGIHRVQRVPETETQGRVHTSAVTVAVLPEAEEVELHIDPSEIKVDVYRSTGPGGQSVNTTDSAVRITHLPTGLVVTCQDEKSQLKNKNKALKVLRARLLDQMIQEQDAKRSQERKSQIGTGDRSGRIRTYNYPQGRVTDHRIGLTLYKLESILQGELDTIIGELTTFYQAQALQDAAAIRDHRTAVDHP, encoded by the coding sequence ATGTTTAATAAATTAAAAGGGGTTGAAAAACGCTTTTCAGAAATTGAAATTCTGTTGAGTGATCCTGAGATTGTGAATGATCGGGATGCATACCAGAAATATGCCCGGGAACATGCTGATCTCAGTAAGATTGTAACGGTTTTTAGAAATTACAGGCAGGTTATGGATGATCTTGATGGCAGTATGGAGCTTATGAAAGATCATGATCCTGAAATTAAAGAGCTTGCCCGTGAAGATACAGAGCTTTTAAATCTTAAGAAAAATGAACTGGAAGATGATCTTAAAAAACTTCTTATGCCCAAAGACCCCCATGATGAAAAAAATGTACTTATTGAGATCAGGGCAGGGACAGGCGGGGAGGAAGCTGGACTTTTTGCAGGAGATCTGTTTAGAATGTACTCCAGATATGCAGAAAATAATGGCTGGAAGCTTGAGATCATGAGCCACAATACCACTGGCGTGGGAGGTTTAAAGGAAGTTATAGCCATGATTCATGGCAGGGGTGTTTATAGTCATTTAAAATATGAAAGCGGAATCCACAGGGTTCAAAGGGTGCCTGAAACTGAAACTCAGGGCAGGGTGCATACTTCTGCTGTAACTGTGGCAGTTTTACCTGAGGCCGAAGAAGTTGAGCTTCATATTGATCCCAGTGAGATCAAAGTGGATGTTTATCGTTCCACAGGTCCTGGAGGCCAGTCTGTTAATACAACTGATTCTGCGGTTCGTATAACCCATCTTCCCACAGGGCTTGTTGTTACATGCCAGGATGAAAAATCCCAGTTAAAAAATAAAAATAAGGCACTTAAGGTTTTAAGGGCGCGTCTTTTGGATCAGATGATTCAGGAACAGGATGCAAAGAGATCACAGGAAAGAAAGAGCCAGATTGGAACAGGAGACAGGAGCGGAAGAATCCGAACCTATAATTATCCACAGGGACGTGTAACAGATCACAGGATAGGACTGACACTCTATAAACTTGAAAGTATTTTACAGGGTGAACTTGATACTATTATTGGGGAATTGACAACCTTTTATCAGGCCCAGGCACTTCAAGATGCAGCAGCAATCAGAGACCATAGAACTGCCGTGGACCATCCATAA
- the rpmE gene encoding 50S ribosomal protein L31, protein MKTDIHPEYNQTTIKCACGYVMEVGSTKKDVSVEICSQCHPFFTGKQKLIDTAGRIERFRRKYAKFQNQDAGTEKQAAQQAVQS, encoded by the coding sequence ATGAAAACTGATATTCATCCTGAATATAATCAGACAACTATTAAATGTGCATGCGGCTATGTTATGGAAGTAGGATCAACAAAAAAAGATGTTAGTGTTGAAATTTGTTCCCAATGTCATCCTTTTTTTACAGGCAAGCAAAAATTGATTGATACTGCCGGAAGAATAGAGCGTTTCCGCAGAAAATATGCAAAGTTTCAAAATCAGGATGCAGGGACAGAGAAACAGGCAGCCCAGCAGGCAGTTCAGAGCTGA
- a CDS encoding CBS domain-containing protein has translation MSIEIDTCPLEISDQDILEAMKSIPGYLDITTQDFKEVYILAYRQALERIKHSVRAGDIMTRSVISVKPDTPLEEVAEILSKNGISGVPVTDLEERILGMISEKDFLINMGVKKTGSFMTIIAQCLQNKGCLALPIRRQKAENIMTSPVVTVTEDTSAYEISSILTEKNINRVPVVNRENKLAGIITRTDIVKSSCSIGY, from the coding sequence ATGAGCATAGAAATTGATACCTGTCCCCTGGAAATATCAGATCAGGATATTCTTGAAGCCATGAAGAGTATCCCAGGCTATCTGGATATAACCACACAGGATTTTAAGGAAGTTTATATTCTTGCATACAGACAGGCTCTTGAGCGCATAAAGCATTCTGTCAGGGCAGGAGACATTATGACTCGAAGTGTAATTTCCGTTAAACCGGATACCCCCCTTGAAGAGGTTGCCGAGATTCTTTCAAAAAACGGGATATCAGGGGTTCCTGTAACAGATTTGGAAGAAAGAATCCTGGGCATGATCTCAGAAAAGGATTTCCTGATTAACATGGGAGTAAAAAAGACCGGCTCATTTATGACCATTATTGCCCAGTGCCTGCAAAACAAAGGCTGTCTTGCTCTTCCCATCCGCAGGCAGAAAGCGGAAAATATTATGACCAGCCCCGTGGTAACAGTTACAGAAGATACCTCTGCTTATGAAATATCCAGCATATTAACGGAAAAAAATATCAACCGGGTCCCGGTTGTTAATCGTGAAAATAAACTTGCGGGCATTATCACAAGAACAGATATTGTAAAATCTTCATGCTCCATAGGATATTAG
- a CDS encoding adenylate kinase, which yields MNILFFGPNGSGKGTQGKLLKDKFNIAHIESGAIFRDNIKGGTELGKKAKEYIDKGDLVPDDITIPMILDRLKKDDCKGGWLLDGFPRNKVQSEKLDEALKAAGMELNYVLEILLDRQIAKDRIMGRRLCANDNNHPNNIFIDAIKPNGDKCRVCGGELSARADDQDEGAIDKRHSIYYDTETGTLASAYYFRDQADKKFKYITLDGEKDINQVKEELLSKL from the coding sequence ATGAACATTTTATTCTTCGGACCCAATGGCAGCGGCAAAGGAACACAGGGAAAACTTCTTAAAGATAAATTCAATATTGCCCATATTGAATCAGGAGCAATCTTCCGTGATAATATCAAAGGCGGAACAGAGCTTGGCAAAAAGGCAAAGGAATATATTGACAAAGGTGATCTTGTACCGGACGACATTACCATTCCCATGATCCTTGACCGCCTGAAAAAAGATGACTGCAAGGGCGGATGGCTGCTTGACGGTTTTCCCCGCAACAAGGTTCAATCTGAGAAATTAGATGAAGCATTAAAGGCTGCCGGCATGGAACTAAACTATGTCCTGGAAATTCTTCTTGACAGACAGATTGCCAAAGACAGGATCATGGGCCGCAGACTTTGTGCAAACGATAATAACCACCCCAACAATATCTTTATTGATGCAATTAAACCAAATGGGGACAAATGCCGGGTATGCGGCGGAGAACTTTCAGCACGCGCAGACGACCAGGATGAAGGAGCCATTGATAAACGTCACTCCATTTACTATGACACAGAAACCGGAACCCTTGCATCTGCATATTATTTCAGAGATCAGGCAGACAAAAAATTTAAATATATCACCCTTGACGGGGAAAAAGATATTAACCAGGTTAAAGAAGAATTGCTTTCCAAACTTTAG
- a CDS encoding nitric-oxide reductase large subunit: protein MQSSKTRAVLLFLLAMTFGVLIFGGYFIHKEKPPIPSEIKTSEGQVIFTGDDIVNGQNFYFSRGGQHIGTIWGHGSYLAPDWSADFLHRMGLYLAARHNGLAPEKAAYFAQEDFDLLDPSIQGSLKALVAQEMKTNRYDPASKTLIFTPYQAEAFHALKEYYSELFISGNERMGIQAEIVKNAEQGHMLTGFFAWLSWAAGTKRLDKDYTYTTNWPYDPLVGNTPLPETVTWSIISVILLIFCIAAALFFYLRYIGKDEYGAALITDFPEPEPTPSQKAVLIYFLTALVLFILQIGMGGVTAHFTVEGTYFYGIPLGKIMPYAAARTWHIQLSIFFIATCFLAAGLFIGPMVGKEPKGQKSWVIFLFAALVVVVAGTLGGTWLSALGKMGNDTFYLGHQGYEFIELGRIWQLLLIAGMLIWLVLMYRSISPALKDEEDSGGLTHLLLYSSIAIPLFYMAGLMYGKGSHISDAEYWRWWVVHLWVEGFFEVFATVVMAFLLSRIGAVSRKFALMTVNFTIFLYLGGGVIGTFHHLYWAGSPVSIIALGAVFSALEVVPLTMLGFEIVHNLKVVREGGQAYAYKWPVYFFISVSFWNLVGAGVFGFLLNPPIVLYYAQGINTTPIHSHTALFGVYGMLAISLMLFSVRHIVTRASWSDSLLKWSFWGLNGGLASMAVFSLIPSGFYQLQYAIKYGLWYARSPEIASGSVIRALSWARVVPDIIFAGGAILLFVFLVKAVRESFFKVNHN, encoded by the coding sequence ATGCAAAGTTCAAAAACAAGAGCTGTACTGCTGTTTCTTCTGGCAATGACTTTTGGAGTTCTTATTTTCGGGGGGTATTTTATCCACAAGGAAAAACCTCCCATTCCTTCTGAGATTAAAACATCTGAAGGACAGGTTATTTTTACAGGAGATGATATTGTAAACGGACAGAATTTTTATTTTTCACGGGGCGGGCAGCATATCGGCACAATATGGGGACACGGCTCTTACCTGGCTCCTGACTGGTCTGCTGATTTTCTACACCGCATGGGGCTTTATCTTGCAGCAAGACATAATGGACTTGCACCTGAAAAAGCTGCATATTTTGCCCAGGAAGATTTTGATCTCCTGGATCCTTCAATACAGGGCAGTCTGAAAGCCCTTGTTGCTCAGGAGATGAAAACAAACCGTTATGATCCTGCAAGCAAAACCCTTATATTTACGCCCTATCAGGCAGAAGCCTTTCATGCTTTAAAAGAATATTATTCTGAATTGTTTATCAGTGGTAATGAACGCATGGGAATCCAGGCCGAGATTGTAAAAAATGCGGAACAAGGGCATATGCTGACCGGGTTTTTTGCATGGCTGTCATGGGCTGCGGGAACAAAGCGGCTTGACAAGGATTATACCTATACAACAAACTGGCCCTACGATCCTCTTGTGGGAAACACTCCCCTGCCTGAAACTGTAACATGGTCAATTATCAGTGTTATCCTGCTTATTTTCTGCATTGCGGCAGCATTATTTTTCTATCTGCGCTATATTGGAAAAGATGAATACGGCGCAGCCCTGATAACTGATTTTCCAGAACCAGAACCCACCCCAAGCCAGAAAGCGGTTCTTATATATTTTCTCACAGCCCTGGTTTTGTTCATCCTTCAAATAGGCATGGGAGGGGTTACAGCCCATTTCACAGTAGAAGGAACCTATTTTTACGGAATTCCCCTGGGTAAAATCATGCCCTATGCGGCTGCACGAACATGGCATATCCAGCTTTCCATTTTCTTTATTGCCACCTGCTTTCTTGCAGCAGGTCTTTTTATCGGCCCTATGGTTGGAAAAGAACCCAAAGGACAGAAATCATGGGTTATTTTTCTTTTTGCCGCCCTGGTTGTTGTTGTTGCGGGCACACTTGGCGGAACCTGGCTGTCTGCCCTGGGAAAAATGGGAAATGATACCTTTTATTTAGGCCATCAAGGGTATGAATTTATAGAACTTGGGCGAATATGGCAGCTTCTTTTGATTGCAGGAATGCTGATCTGGCTTGTGTTAATGTACCGCTCCATTTCTCCTGCCCTTAAAGACGAAGAAGACAGCGGGGGACTGACCCATCTCCTGCTTTACAGTTCCATTGCAATCCCGCTTTTTTACATGGCAGGTCTGATGTATGGAAAAGGAAGCCATATCTCTGATGCAGAATACTGGCGCTGGTGGGTGGTTCATCTGTGGGTGGAAGGTTTTTTTGAGGTTTTTGCAACTGTGGTCATGGCATTCCTGCTCTCCCGTATTGGTGCAGTCAGCCGGAAATTTGCCTTGATGACTGTAAACTTTACCATATTCCTGTATCTTGGCGGCGGCGTAATTGGAACCTTTCATCATTTATACTGGGCAGGCAGCCCGGTTTCAATTATTGCCCTGGGCGCTGTTTTTTCCGCGCTGGAGGTTGTGCCCCTGACCATGCTGGGATTTGAAATTGTTCATAATCTTAAAGTTGTGCGTGAAGGGGGGCAGGCATATGCCTATAAATGGCCTGTTTATTTCTTTATTTCTGTATCCTTCTGGAACCTGGTTGGAGCAGGGGTTTTCGGATTCCTTCTCAATCCGCCCATTGTGCTTTATTATGCCCAGGGAATCAACACAACGCCCATCCATTCCCATACTGCATTGTTCGGAGTATATGGAATGCTGGCAATATCTTTGATGCTCTTTTCTGTCCGCCACATTGTTACCCGTGCTTCATGGTCTGACAGTCTTTTAAAATGGAGTTTCTGGGGACTTAATGGGGGACTTGCATCAATGGCTGTATTCAGCCTTATTCCTTCGGGTTTTTATCAACTGCAGTATGCCATAAAATATGGTTTATGGTATGCCAGAAGCCCTGAGATCGCTTCAGGAAGTGTTATCCGGGCTTTAAGCTGGGCGCGGGTTGTGCCGGATATAATCTTTGCAGGCGGGGCAATCCTGCTTTTTGTATTTCTTGTAAAGGCTGTCCGGGAGTCATTTTTTAAAGTTAATCACAACTAG
- a CDS encoding HPP family protein: MQYFKKMKGTAKSPPYVGISEIFWSWIGAFIGIGAVAYLEYNMLTTQTDLVMIIGSFGASAVLIYGAVRSPLAQPRNFIGGHIISALIGVSAYKLLNGHMWLASSVGVATAIAAMHATKTLHPPGGATALIAVTGSEQIHNLGYFYAIIPVGAGALIMLIVALLVNNIPKTRRYPEFWF, encoded by the coding sequence ATGCAATATTTTAAAAAAATGAAAGGAACGGCAAAAAGTCCCCCTTATGTGGGCATTTCTGAAATATTCTGGTCATGGATAGGTGCCTTCATTGGTATTGGAGCAGTTGCATATCTTGAATACAATATGCTGACCACCCAGACAGACCTGGTTATGATTATCGGTTCTTTTGGTGCGTCTGCGGTGCTTATATACGGAGCAGTAAGAAGCCCCCTGGCACAGCCGAGGAATTTTATAGGGGGGCATATTATTTCAGCCCTTATAGGTGTCTCAGCATACAAGCTGCTCAATGGTCATATGTGGCTGGCTTCATCTGTGGGTGTTGCAACCGCCATAGCAGCCATGCACGCTACAAAAACCCTTCATCCGCCAGGAGGCGCAACCGCTCTTATTGCTGTTACCGGCTCAGAACAGATTCACAACCTCGGATATTTCTACGCTATTATACCTGTGGGCGCTGGAGCTTTGATTATGCTCATTGTTGCCCTTTTGGTAAACAATATTCCCAAAACACGCAGGTATCCTGAATTCTGGTTTTAG
- the prmC gene encoding peptide chain release factor N(5)-glutamine methyltransferase, translating into MQQQSETIELPWTIHKLLKWTDSYFKSRNIENPRASAEIILAHALGLKRIDLYIQYDQPLVDKELALFKSLIKRRINKEPVAYIVGKKEFWSMNLEVTRDVLIPRPETECLIEAALKFLPDDSKLHKKKILELGTGTGAITIALASERPFNMYFASDWSQKALAVAKRNAKQHILTGEVSFICGDWFGPFKENSIFFDMLLSNPPYIKTDIIPDLEPEIKDYEPFGALDGDKDGLGAIRHILYSACSYLADKGWMLLEIGHDQKEDVLKIVESCGTYENFCCLKDYSGNNRVVQIQKKA; encoded by the coding sequence ATGCAGCAGCAATCAGAGACCATAGAACTGCCGTGGACCATCCATAAGCTCCTCAAATGGACAGATTCTTATTTTAAATCCCGCAATATAGAGAATCCCAGAGCTTCAGCCGAGATAATTTTAGCCCATGCTCTGGGTCTAAAGAGGATAGATTTATATATACAATATGATCAGCCTCTTGTTGATAAAGAGCTTGCTTTGTTCAAGTCCTTAATCAAGCGCCGTATTAATAAAGAACCGGTTGCTTATATTGTAGGGAAAAAAGAGTTCTGGTCCATGAATCTTGAGGTAACAAGGGATGTATTAATACCAAGGCCGGAAACAGAATGTCTTATTGAAGCTGCCTTGAAGTTTTTACCAGATGATTCAAAACTGCATAAAAAAAAGATCTTGGAGCTTGGCACAGGAACTGGTGCAATTACCATTGCTCTTGCCTCTGAAAGACCCTTTAATATGTATTTTGCATCTGACTGGTCTCAAAAAGCTCTTGCAGTAGCTAAAAGAAACGCAAAACAGCATATTTTAACAGGGGAGGTATCTTTTATCTGCGGGGACTGGTTTGGTCCTTTCAAAGAAAATTCTATTTTCTTTGATATGCTCCTGTCTAATCCCCCTTATATAAAAACAGATATAATTCCTGACCTTGAACCAGAAATAAAGGATTATGAACCTTTTGGGGCACTTGACGGAGATAAGGACGGGCTTGGAGCCATAAGACATATTCTTTATTCAGCCTGTTCTTATCTTGCAGACAAAGGTTGGATGCTTCTTGAAATTGGTCATGATCAGAAAGAAGATGTTCTAAAAATAGTTGAATCCTGCGGTACTTATGAAAATTTTTGCTGTTTAAAAGATTACAGCGGCAATAACCGTGTTGTTCAAATTCAAAAAAAGGCATGA
- the rho gene encoding transcription termination factor Rho: protein MNISELKEKKISELTQLAKDFNIEGAAGMRKQDLIFALLQAQIEKNGLIYGEGTLEILPDGFGFLRAPNYNYLPGPDDIYVSPSQIRRFNLRTGDTVSGQIRQPKESERYFALLKVEAINYEDPEIAREKILFDNLTPLYPDEKISLETDSDNYSTRIMDLMTPIGFGQRGLIVSPPRSGKTMLLQFIANSITANHKDIVLFVLLIDERPEEVTDMVRSVKGEVISSTFDEPAERHVQVAEMVIDKAKRLVEHKKNVVILLDSITRLARAYNSVVPPSGKILSGGVDSNALQRPKRFFGAARNIEDGGSLTIIATALIDTGSRMDEVIFEEFKGTGNMELQLDRRLADKRLFPAIDIKKSGTRKEELLLDQDTLNRVWILRKLLSSLNPVDSLEFLLEKMNGTVDNKEFMEAMNA from the coding sequence ATGAACATTTCGGAATTAAAAGAAAAGAAAATAAGCGAGTTGACGCAGCTGGCAAAGGACTTTAATATTGAAGGTGCTGCCGGAATGAGAAAGCAGGACCTTATTTTTGCCTTATTGCAGGCTCAGATTGAGAAAAACGGTTTGATTTATGGAGAAGGAACCCTTGAAATCCTGCCGGATGGATTTGGTTTTTTAAGGGCACCAAATTATAATTATCTTCCAGGTCCTGATGATATTTATGTTTCCCCTTCCCAGATACGCCGTTTTAATCTTAGAACAGGGGATACAGTATCAGGTCAAATCCGCCAGCCTAAAGAATCAGAACGCTATTTTGCCCTGCTCAAGGTTGAGGCTATTAATTATGAAGACCCTGAAATTGCAAGAGAAAAAATTCTTTTTGACAATCTGACTCCTTTATATCCTGATGAAAAAATAAGCCTTGAAACAGATTCTGATAATTATTCAACCCGTATCATGGATTTGATGACCCCTATTGGTTTTGGTCAGAGAGGATTGATAGTTTCACCTCCCAGGTCAGGAAAAACCATGCTTCTCCAGTTTATAGCCAACAGTATTACAGCTAATCACAAAGATATTGTTCTTTTTGTCCTTCTTATTGATGAACGGCCTGAAGAGGTTACAGACATGGTAAGATCGGTCAAGGGTGAAGTAATCAGTTCAACCTTTGACGAACCTGCAGAGCGCCATGTCCAGGTTGCAGAAATGGTTATTGATAAAGCCAAGAGACTTGTTGAACATAAAAAAAATGTTGTTATTCTTTTAGACAGTATTACACGTCTTGCCAGGGCATATAACTCTGTGGTACCTCCCAGCGGTAAAATACTTTCAGGCGGTGTTGATTCAAATGCACTTCAGAGGCCCAAAAGATTTTTTGGTGCAGCAAGAAATATTGAAGACGGGGGAAGTCTTACTATTATTGCAACAGCGTTGATTGATACTGGAAGCCGTATGGATGAGGTTATTTTTGAAGAATTTAAGGGAACCGGTAATATGGAACTGCAGTTAGACAGAAGGCTTGCCGACAAGCGCCTGTTTCCTGCTATTGATATTAAAAAATCAGGTACTCGTAAAGAAGAGCTTCTTCTGGACCAGGATACCCTGAACAGGGTCTGGATCTTAAGAAAACTGCTTTCTTCATTAAATCCTGTTGATAGTTTGGAATTTTTACTTGAAAAAATGAACGGAACAGTAGATAATAAAGAATTTATGGAAGCAATGAATGCTTAG
- the hcp gene encoding hydroxylamine reductase yields MFCFQCQETAKGTGCTVKGVCGKEETTANLQDLLIFNLKGIAVLASKGKAAGVDVIKESGFFVAQGLFTTITNVNFNDANLIEWIKKAQEFKKGLKSKIEGKVSGALDDSALWFSDDEASYQEKAKTVGVLATENEDVRSLRELLVIGLKGIAAYADHAAILGVEKDEIYEFILNSLASTTENLSVDEMVGWVLKAGECAVTTMAALDQANTSAYGNPEITEVNIGVGKNPGILISGHDLKDMEELLKQTEGTGVDVYTHGEMLPANYYPAFKKYAHLKGNYGNAWWKQNDEFESFNGAILMTTNCIIPIKKKNTYQDRIFTTGVVSYPGVKHIADREPGKAKDFSQVIETAKKCAPPQEIETGKIVGGFAHNQVLALADKVIEAVKSGAIKRFIVMAGCDGRQKARGYFTEVAEKLPKDTIILTAGCAKYRYNKLNLGDIGGIPRVLDAGQCNDCYSLAVIAMKLRDAFGLGHINDLPLSFDIGWYEQKAVAVLLALLHLQVKGIRLGPTLPAFVSPGVLKVLVENFDIKPIGEVEADIEAMMAGK; encoded by the coding sequence ATGTTTTGTTTTCAATGTCAGGAAACAGCCAAAGGAACAGGCTGTACAGTAAAAGGCGTTTGCGGAAAAGAAGAGACAACTGCCAATCTCCAGGACCTTCTTATTTTTAACCTTAAAGGCATTGCTGTTCTTGCATCAAAAGGAAAAGCAGCCGGGGTTGATGTAATCAAAGAATCAGGTTTTTTTGTTGCCCAGGGACTTTTTACCACTATTACCAATGTTAATTTTAATGATGCCAATCTTATTGAATGGATAAAAAAGGCCCAGGAATTTAAAAAGGGTTTGAAAAGTAAAATTGAAGGAAAAGTCAGCGGCGCTCTTGACGACTCTGCTCTCTGGTTTTCAGATGATGAGGCATCTTACCAGGAAAAGGCAAAAACAGTGGGTGTGCTTGCAACTGAAAATGAGGATGTAAGATCACTTCGAGAGCTTCTTGTTATCGGACTTAAAGGCATTGCTGCTTATGCTGATCATGCGGCTATCCTGGGTGTTGAAAAAGATGAAATCTATGAGTTTATCCTTAATTCACTGGCATCAACCACTGAAAATCTTTCTGTTGATGAAATGGTAGGCTGGGTACTTAAAGCAGGGGAATGCGCTGTAACAACTATGGCGGCTCTTGATCAGGCAAACACATCAGCTTACGGCAATCCTGAGATTACAGAAGTCAATATCGGTGTAGGCAAAAATCCTGGTATTCTTATCAGCGGCCATGATTTGAAAGATATGGAAGAACTCCTGAAACAGACAGAAGGAACAGGGGTGGATGTTTATACACACGGCGAAATGCTGCCTGCAAACTATTACCCTGCATTTAAAAAATATGCACATTTAAAAGGCAATTACGGCAATGCCTGGTGGAAACAGAATGATGAGTTTGAATCCTTTAACGGCGCAATCCTGATGACTACAAACTGCATTATTCCCATAAAGAAGAAAAATACCTATCAGGACAGGATTTTTACAACCGGCGTTGTTTCCTATCCAGGAGTAAAACATATTGCAGACAGGGAGCCTGGAAAAGCCAAAGATTTTTCACAGGTTATTGAAACAGCAAAAAAATGCGCACCCCCGCAGGAGATTGAAACCGGAAAGATTGTAGGCGGTTTTGCCCATAACCAGGTTCTTGCTCTTGCAGATAAAGTAATTGAGGCTGTTAAATCAGGTGCTATCAAACGCTTTATTGTAATGGCAGGCTGTGACGGCAGGCAGAAAGCCCGCGGATATTTTACAGAGGTTGCTGAAAAACTTCCCAAAGATACTATAATTCTTACGGCAGGATGTGCAAAATACCGTTATAACAAGCTCAACCTGGGCGATATTGGCGGGATTCCACGGGTTCTTGATGCTGGACAGTGTAATGACTGTTACTCTCTTGCAGTTATTGCCATGAAGCTCAGGGATGCTTTTGGACTGGGTCATATCAACGATCTTCCCCTTTCATTTGATATTGGCTGGTATGAGCAGAAGGCTGTTGCGGTTCTTCTTGCCCTGCTCCATCTCCAGGTAAAGGGAATCCGACTTGGACCCACACTTCCTGCCTTTGTATCCCCCGGCGTTCTCAAGGTTCTTGTTGAAAACTTTGATATTAAACCTATTGGAGAAGTTGAAGCGGATATTGAGGCAATGATGGCTGGTAAATAA